In the genome of Coregonus clupeaformis isolate EN_2021a chromosome 1, ASM2061545v1, whole genome shotgun sequence, one region contains:
- the LOC121571786 gene encoding extensin-2-like, with the protein MDPFRKEAECLLCILLFSHHDVSPPPNIHDVSPPPNIHDVSPPPNIHDVSPPPNIHDVSPPPNIHDVSPPPNIHDVSPPPNIHDVSPPPNIHDVSPPPNIHDVSPPPNIHDVSPPPNIHDVSPPPNIHDVSPPPNIHDVSPPPNIHDVSPPPNIHDVSPPPNIHDVSPPPNIHDVSPPPNIHDVSPPPNIHDVSPPPNIHDVSPPPNIHDVSPPPNIHDVSPPPNIHDVSPPPNIHDVSPPPNIHDVSPPPNIHDVSPPPNIHDVSPPPNIHDVSPPPNIHDVSPPPNIHDVSPPPNIHDVSPPPNIHDVSPPPNIHDVSPPPNIHDVSPPPNIHDVSPPPNIHDVSPPPNIHDVSPPPNIHDVSPPPNIHDVSPPPNIHDVSPPPNIHDVSPPPNIHDVSPPPNIHDVSPPPNIHDVSPPPNIHDVSPPPNIHDVSPPPNIHDVSPPPNIHDVSPPPNIHDVSPPPNIHDVSPPPNIHDVSPPPNIHDVSPPPNIHDVSPPPNIHDVSPPPNIHDVSPPPNIHDVSPPPNIHDVSPPPNIHDVSPPPNIHDVSPPPNIHDVSPPPNIHDVSPPPNIHDVSPPPNIHDVSPPPNIHDVSPPPNIHDVSPPPNIHDVSPPPNIHDVSPPPNIHDVSPPPNIHDVSPPPNIHDVSPPPNIHDVSPPPNIHDVSPPPNIDDVSPPPNIDDVSPPPNIHDVSPPPNIHDVSPPPNIHDVSPPPNIHDVSPPPNIDDVSPPPNIHDVSPPPNIHDVSPPPNIHDVSPPPNIHDVSPPPNIHDVSPPPNIHDVSPPPNIHDVSPPPNIDDNQSKSPLFSASEMAE; encoded by the exons ATGGATCCTTTTAGGAAAGAAGCTGAGTGTTTGTTATGCATTCTCCTCTTCTCCCACCATGATGTCTCTCCACCTCCTAACATCCATGATGTCTCTCCACCTCCTAACATCCATGATGTCTCTCCACCTCCTAACATCCATGATGTCTCTCCACCTCCTAACATCCATGATGTCTCTCCACCTCCTAACATCCATGATGTCTCTCCACCTCCTAACATCCATGATGTCTCTCCACCTCCTAACATCCATGATGTCTCTCCACCTCCTAACATCCATGATGTCTCTCCACCTCCTAACATCCATGACGTCTCTCCACCTCCTAACATCCATGATGTCTCTCCACCTCCTAACATCCATGACGTCTCTCCACCTCCTAACATCCATGATGTCTCTCCACCTCCTAACATCCATGATGTCTCTCCACCTCCTAACATCCATGATGTCTCTCCACCTCCTAACATCCATGACGTCTCTCCACCTCCTAACATCCATGATGTCTCTCCACCTCCTAACATCCATGATGTCTCTCCACCTCCTAACATCCATGATGTCTCTCCACCTCCTAACATCCATGATGTCTCTCCACCTCCTAACATCCATGATGTCTCTCCACCTCCTAACATCCATGATGTCTCTCCACCTCCTAACATCCATGATGTCTCTCCACCTCCTAACATCCATGATGTCTCTCCACCTCCTAACATCCATGATGTCTCTCCACCTCCTAACATCCATGATGTCTCTCCACCTCCTAACATCCATGACGTCTCTCCACCTCCTAACATCCATGATGTCTCTCCACCTCCTAACATCCATGATGTCTCTCCACCTCCTAACATCCATGACGTCTCTCCACCTCCTAACATCCATGACGTCTCTCCACCTCCTAACATCCATGACGTCTCTCCACCTCCTAACATCCATGACGTCTCTCCACCTCCTAACATCCATGACGTCTCTCCACCTCCTAACATCCATGACGTCTCTCCACCTCCTAACATCCATGACGTCTCTCCACCTCCTAACATCCATGATGTCTCTCCACCTCCTAACATCCATGACGTCTCTCCACCTCCTAACATCCATGACGTCTCTCCACCTCCTAACATCCATGACGTCTCTCCACCTCCTAACATCCATGACGTCTCTCCACCTCCTAACATCCATGACGTCTCTCCACCTCCTAACATCCATGACGTCTCTCCACCTCCTAACATCCATGACGTCTCTCCACCTCCTAACATCCATGACGTCTCTCCACCTCCTAACATCCATGACGTCTCTCCACCTCCTAACATCCATGACGTCTCTCCACCTCCTAACATCCATGACGTCTCTCCACCTCCTAACATCCATGACGTCTCTCCACCTCCTAACATCCATGACGTCTCTCCACCTCCTAACATCCATGATGTCTCTCCACCTCCTAACATCCATGATGTCTCTCCACCTCCTAACATCCATGATGTCTCTCCACCTCCTAACATCCATGATGTCTCTCCACCTCCTAACATCCATGATGTCTCTCCACCTCCTAACATCCATGATGTCTCTCCACCTCCTAACATCCATGATGTCTCTCCACCTCCTAACATCCATGATGTCTCTCCACCTCCTAACATCCATGATGTCTCTCCACCTCCTAACATCCATGATGTCTCTCCACCTCCTAACATCCATGATGTCTCTCCACCTCCTAACATCCATGATGTCTCTCCACCTCCTAACATCCATGATGTCTCTCCACCTCCTAACATCCATGATGTCTCTCCACCTCCTAACATCCATGATGTCTCTCCACCTCCTAACATCCATGATGTCTCTCCACCTCCTAACATCCATGACGTCTCTCCACCTCCTAACATCCATGATGTCTCTCCACCTCCTAACATCCATGACGTCTCTCCACCTCCTAACATCCATGACGTCTCTCCACCTCCTAACATCCATGATGTCTCTCCACCTCCTAACATCCATGACGTCTCTCCACCTCCTAACATCCATGATGTCTCTCCACCTCCTAACATCGATGATGTCTCTCCACCTCCTAACATCGATGACGTCTCTCCACCTCCTAACATCCATGACGTCTCTCCACCTCCTAACATCCATGACGTCTCTCCACCTCCTAACATCCATGACGTCTCTCCACCTCCTAACATCCATGATGTCTCTCCACCTCCTAACATCGATGACGTCTCTCCACCTCCTAACATCCATGACGTCTCTCCACCTCCTAACATCCATGACGTCTCTCCACCTCCTAACATCCATGACGTCTCTCCACCTCCTAACATCCATGATGTCTCTCCACCTCCTAACATCCATGATGTCTCTCCACCTCCTAACATCCATGACGTCTCTCCACCTCCTAACATCCATGACGTCTCTCCACCTCCTAACATCGATGAC AACCAGAGCAAGTCTCCTCTCTTCAGTGCTTCTGAGATGGCAGAGTGA